The region GTGGCCTCCACATTCAATAACTTGCTCGACATTATCGCGCCTGCAACTGCAGAGCTATATCTCTAAGGAGAGATCGTTATGAAGAATATCTTGTTATTGGCAGTAATTGCACTGATCGGAACTGCGGCTCACGCACAAAGCGCACCGGGCGCTGCCAGCGATGCAAAGAACGACCAAGAGGCTCGCACTACTCAGTCTGAAACGACTGGCAGAGCGGTTGAAATCGGATGCCCTGGGGGCGGATGCCTTAAGCATTTGTCAGAGGCCGGAATCTTAGACAAAACCGCAGCTCAGCCTAGATCTGGTGGCAGTGGCAGCTCAGGCTCCGAAACTTCACAAGGACAAGGCGGCGCTCAATAAGCTGCTGTTAACTTCCTAAACAACGGAAGCGCGCAAAAAGGCTCTCTGCACAGAGGGCCTTTTTTATTTTGCGCCCCTAACCCATAAACCCTTGATATCACAAAGCTTCCATATCACTTCGAAACAGCCTTTCTGGCATACCCACTGCAATAGTTCCTTTTGAAGTTTTATTTCACTTCAAAGGAGAGTTTATATGAAAGCTATTAAAATCATGATGGTGGTTGCTATTGCGGCAACAGCTTCTATTTCTTCCGCAGGAACGCCGGGCTCTACAGCGTGCAACGCTCGCAAGAATGTCGGTATCCTTGATAATACATCTGCAGGTCATACAGCCGCTGCTAAAGCACCAGCTCCTTCTACCGCTGTTAAAGCCAACAAAGGTGCGAACTAATATATATGTTTAAATCCCTTTTGGAGTGAGTGGCCTGCCTCCCCCCTGGGTCGCTCGCTCTTCTTTTCTGGGATTTAGCTCTGTTCAGTCCCTTGTCAGTAGTGAGCGCAAAAAGGCGCCGTTTGGCACTCGTGTCTCATTGTGAGATTTGGATTTTGTAAGTAGTTGATTCTTCGAGACTGAATTCTCAGTCTGATTCATCTTCTTTGGCATGTTGGATGCATTAGAGGTAAGTATCCAACGCACAAAGGAGTTCACATGAAAGCAATCATCGCAGCAGCAGTAATCTTCGCAGTATCTTCTACATCTTTCGCAGCAACTGGTTCTTGCGGTTCACGCTCTTCTGGTTCTCTTTTCAAAAAAACAGCTGCAACAACTTCAAACATCGTTGCAACTACAAAACAAGTTACAGCTACAAAAGCAGTTCGCTAATTAACGAATAGCCTTTTCGTGAGAGCCTTCTTGGAAACCATCAACTGTACTTACTACGCCGTCTTTTACATGCACTGTTAAGTTCTTTAACGCCATGGCGCCACCTGCCGCAGCACTTTGAATATACTGAGACACTGTTGATCTCTGTAACCAACGAAATGAATACGATTCAATTGTCGTCCCACCGACTTTAACTTGAGCAAGCACAATTAAAACCATCGTGAAAGCCAATGTCTTTAATACAAATTTAAGTTCTTCCATGCGAAGATTCCCCCAGTTGCGATAACACTTTTGAAACGACCATTAGTAAATTGTCTTTAGTGAATGGCTTAGTGATGTACGCATCAAAGCCAGCCTCGTGCGCCTTTTCAATCATGGCGTCATTATCGATTGTCGAGCATCCAACAATTTTTATATCAGGATGAGATTCTTTGATCGCGCGAGCCGCTTCTAAACCATTGCGGTTGGGCATCACCATATCCAGAAAAACTAAATCGGGCAGAACAGAATCGACTAAACGAATTCCGTCATTTCCATTTTCTGCTTCGCCGACGCAAATATGGCCAGCGTTACTCATAATATTTTTTATAAGCTCGCGCAGAAAGGCCGCATCATCGATAACTGTAAAACGTATCTTCATGGCCTCAGTATAGAAGCCACGCAGCCTTTTGATGAGAGGATTTTAGTGGCCCCAACGATAGCCTAGGGAGAACAGGTATAAAGAATTTGTCACACCCACGTTTTTGGGTGTTGCGCCTGTACTTGGGTCTGGTTGCGTGGCTGCTCCATCCAACATATTGCGTTCAGCGGAAGCTTCAAGTCCCCACAACAACTGGCTTGATCGGGACAAACGCCATTCACCACCAAACTCAATACCTAAGCGAGAGTTTTCATCCACAGATCCAGAATTCACACCCGTGCTCGTTGTAGATTCGGAATGCTGTAACCGTGGGAACAAGCTGCCACCGATCACCCAGGCGTAATCAACGGATGATGGCAAGCGCGCCTTCAAACCAAGACCGAAACCTGATGTACTGAGGCGCATACGGTTTTCTGCGTCCGTCGGTGGATTCATTTTATTATCACTATACAAAAGCGAAAATTCTAACGAGTTAGATTTGCGAGAGTTTCCAAAATATCTACGGAAATTCAAACCCACGTCCAGAAACTCATAACGAGCGGGCACTCTGGATTTATCAGCATCCATAGCATCAAGATCAGCTGCCATTGAAAACATAAACTTACCACTGACACCAATAAGCGGCGTTAACCAGATATTGGCTTTGAAGCGAAGGGCATCGTAATAACTTTGATATTCACGAAATGAGTAATTTGCTTTCGACTCATTGTACACAGCGACCGGGGAAACTTCGATCTCCAAGCGATTATTACGGATGTCATCTGGATGAATTGTTTCAGCATAGTAGTCGTAAATTTTGTCAGCTTTGTTGGTGAACAAGGCCTCAGCCTGAGCTCCGATAGTTGGTTCTGCCGGTTCAGGTGTAACTGCAGGAGTTGTTGCAGCCGGTACCGCAGTCGTCGTTGATACCACTACTGCCGTAGCAGTTGTAGACGCACCAGGGGTCGGCGCCACCGCTGCTGACTCTGTTGCCTCGACCTTTTTTGGGGGAAGCTCGGTCGCTTGCGCGGGATTACGCTTTAGCTTTGTTTTCGCTGGTGCAACAGTCTCTTTGCGAACTTCATAACGTCCAGAAGAAAAACCCTCCAGACTAGACTGCGCGTAAGCAGTTGAAGTTAATAATGCGAAAGCGATCGTCACCAAAAATTGATTATGTATATTCATAAAAATTATTTCGGCAACGGTCCGAATTACTTGACCCAAAATTGACGACTTTTCATTCGACGTGCAGAATTAAAATATGAAAATAAAAATGCTCATCAGCACCGTTGTTTTTGCATTTACTCTTAAGACGTTTGCCCAGAATGCGTATGTCAGTCCAGTCGACCAAGACCTCGCAATTAAGTCGATCGTACTGGTTCC is a window of Bdellovibrio sp. SKB1291214 DNA encoding:
- a CDS encoding response regulator gives rise to the protein MKIRFTVIDDAAFLRELIKNIMSNAGHICVGEAENGNDGIRLVDSVLPDLVFLDMVMPNRNGLEAARAIKESHPDIKIVGCSTIDNDAMIEKAHEAGFDAYITKPFTKDNLLMVVSKVLSQLGESSHGRT